The following coding sequences are from one Triticum aestivum cultivar Chinese Spring chromosome 5A, IWGSC CS RefSeq v2.1, whole genome shotgun sequence window:
- the LOC123102240 gene encoding WD repeat-containing protein 75, with protein MITGGQSYVSAPPAFSADGRFLLVCSGRSVSVFSTSTGMLVSELEGHEGDVTAVVVVPPQSSAAAAAKLATHCWTAGLDGFLIYWDFATAELVRKVKVDAPVHSMVIPNISKKLKLTEVYAPFAFVSVEALSNKAIQDKAKGKPVAKKKELWGQLRIYDLWKGCQVGSELAQTRKPEKIVVSCSGEFLGIANKRHLYIWSIPTKDFNHDNIRKIKLGHTKKLSTLAFHPSERIVAGGDATGRILIWRGFGKAKFSGTHGAKSQVDEERDGVRGKDDAGTCTTWHWHSSGVNFLKFSSDGAYLLSGGMEGVIVVWQLDTGKRRYKPRLGSPLLFFVDSPDSSISCVSCTNNQVHLLNMPNMEVLKTVAGIKLPIASADLSRRDVCGFDSTNGLVAIPTQDYCIQFYNLFENTEVSEVQVCERNFQPVDDITLYISLVSLSIGGNLMCTVEVKLPEEELGGLVTLKFWNQGSRAGQFHLSTVIYEPHSDAGISAVAFHPGKNMAVSSSFGGNFKVWVQSLSLQSSDGKSQSGWRCQSVGSYKKKPMTAAAFSGDGSVLAVAAESVITLWDPDNNALVGVIAEALSPITKLSFAGDSAYLMSLSQSSKPQVAVWNVSNLSMEWSYTLFAEAACCSSSKSEFAVLSLLSCPEGGAPAEQDGIILIFDAENSKPVSSWSVKKAKGGSIAFLKDGPSFDASTDGTRGGEASLLVYVNGSHEYVIFDPLKNEEPQISKSTRKNIQADEPAPIGYASIYGELPKLELKKEVSDIPFIPSDRPWETIFTGSSHALPPLTKLCSVFLASLLEKRPVTDE; from the exons atgatcACCGGCGGCCAGAGCTACGTCTCGGCGCCGCCGGCCTTCTCCGCCGACGGCCGCTTCCTCCTCGTCTGCTCCGGCCGCTCCGTCTCCGTCTTCAGCACCTCCACCGGCATGCTG GTGTCGGAGCTGGAGGGGCACGAGGGGGACGTCACGGCCGTCGTGGTGGTGCCGCCGCAGAGCAGCGCCGCGGCGGCCGCCAAGCTCGCGACCCACTGCTGGACGGCGGGGCTCGACGGCTTCCTCATCTACTGGGACTTCGCCACCGCCGAGCTGGTGCGGAAGGTCAAAGTCGACGCCCCAGTCCACTCCATG GTGATTCCCAACATAAGCAAAAAATTGAAATTGACCGAGGTGTATGCTCCTTTCGCATTCGTCTCTGTGGAAGCTTTGAGCAACAAGGCTATCCAAGATAAGGCAAAGGGCAAGCCAGTTGCTAAAAAGAAGGAATTGTGGGGGCAGCTGAGGATTTATGACTTGTGGAAAGGGTGCCAAGTGGGTTCTGAACTGGCTCAG ACACGGAAGCCAGAAAAGATTGTCGTGAGTTGTTCTGGAGAATTTTTGGGCATTGCAAATAAGAGACATCTCTATATATGGAGCATACCTACGAAAGATTTCAACCATGACAATATAAGGAAAATAAAGCTTGGTCACACAAAGAAGTTGAGCACCCTGGCCTTCCATCCAAGTGAGAGAATCGTTGCTGGTGGTGATGCAACAGGGAGGATCTTAATCTGGAGAGGTTTTGGAAAGGCCAAGTTTTCTGGAACACATGGTGCAAAGTCTCAAGTTGATGAAGAAAGGGATGGTGTAAGGGGTAAAGATGATGCGGGTACTTGCACTACATGGCACTGGCATTCTAGCGGAGTGAACTTTCTCAAATTTTCTTCCGATGGAGCTTACTTGCTCTCAG GTGGTATGGAGGGTGTTATTGTTGTATGGCAACTAGATACTGGAAAGAGAAGGTATAAGCCACGTCTAGGATCTCCTCTTCTGTTCTTTGTAGATTCTCCAGACTCTTCCATTTCCTGT GTGTCATGTACAAATAACCAAGTTCATCTTTTAAACATGCCTAACATGGAGGTCCTGAAAACCGTTGCTGGAATTAAG CTACCTATTGCTTCCGCGGACTTGAGTCGACGAGATGTGTGTGGATTTGATTCCACTAATGGCCTTGTTGCTATACCAACACAAGATTACTGCATACAATTCTATAATTTGTTTGAGAACACTGAGGTTTCAGAG GTGCAAGTGTGTGAGAGgaactttcagcctgttgacgataTTACG TTGTACATCTCTTTAGTTTCCTTGTCCATTGGTGGCAATTTAATGTGCACTGTGGAGGTCAAGCTTCCTGAAGAAGAATTAGGTGGCCTTGTTACACTGAAATTTTGGAACCAAGGGTCTCGTGCTGGACAATTTCATCTGTCCACTGTCATTTATGAGCCTCACAG TGATGCTGGGATTTCTGCCGTTGCTTTCCATCCAGGAAAGAACATGGCTGTGAGTTCTTCGTTTGGTGGCAACTTCAAG GTGTGGGTCCAAAGTTTGTCTTTACAATCGAGTGACGGAAAAAGTCAATCTGGTTGGAGATGCCAATCAGTTGGCTCATACAA GAAGAAACCTATGACAGCCGCAGCCTTCTCAGGCGATGGATCTGTTCTTGCGGTTGCAGCTGAGAGCGTCATTACTCTGTGGGACCCTGATAATAATGCACTTGTTGGCGTGATTGCAGAAGCACTATCG CCCATTACAAAACTTTCTTTCGCTGGGGATTCGGCTTATTTGATGTCTCTATCTCAGAGTTCAAAACCACAGGTTGCTGTGTGGAATGTGTCAAATCTTTCCATGGAATGGTCTTACACCCTTTTCGCAGAAG CTGCATGTTGTTCTTCAAGTAAGAGTGAATTTGCGGTTCTTTCTCTTCTAAGCTGTCCTGAAGGAGGAGCACCAGCAGAGCAAGATGGGATAATACTGATTTTCGATGCAGAAAATTCAAAACCGGTTTCCTCCTGGTCTGTAAAGAAG GCAAAAGGAGGTAGCATTGCTTTTTTGAAGGATGGTCCCTCTTTCGATGCAAGCACAGACGGCACAAGAGGTGGAGAGGCTTCATTGCTGGTTTACGTAAATGGTTCACATGAATATGTTATCTTTGATCCCCTAAAGAACGAGGAGCCGCAAATCAGCAAGAGCACACGGAAAAACATTCAAGCCGATGAACCTG CACCAATCGGTTATGCTTCTATTTATGGAGAACTTCCAAAACTGGAACTGAAGAAAGAGGTTTCAGATATCCCATTTATCCCATCAGACAGACCCTGGGAAACTATATTCACTGGATCATCTCATGCTCTCCCGCCTCTCACGAAACTGTGTTCTGTTTTCTTGGCATCATTGCTGGAGAAGAGACCGGTTACAGACGAGTGA